The following coding sequences lie in one Streptomyces lydicus genomic window:
- a CDS encoding 3'-5' exonuclease, whose protein sequence is MNPRHPPPCLSAPSTDLSHSDPQTWSDIFITTIDTVPVECIRPSDTDRPTWCLYTPGSCQPEDYLGTLHARDTDGLWHVQATDERHASFADAVRTLRRPPTWPRERAHATWWARRLLADPTLLIIDIQTTGLTNPFAAQIAAVDGSGTLILNELLNPQAGFEPEASALHGLTEESTCNAATFNDLLPVLAELFHGCHLVAYSTFDHAVIVRELHRRLSDPVRVRAWLNSSHWHDAIPPISTWTGLWSTRYHAYRHVKLGGHYEAVANCHLLLRRLQQLANHRTETCPDAPP, encoded by the coding sequence ATGAACCCCCGCCACCCCCCGCCATGCCTGTCGGCCCCCAGCACCGACCTGTCCCACTCCGACCCACAGACCTGGAGCGACATCTTCATCACGACCATCGACACCGTCCCCGTCGAATGCATCCGGCCAAGCGACACCGACCGGCCCACCTGGTGCCTCTACACCCCAGGGAGCTGCCAGCCCGAGGACTACCTCGGCACCCTCCACGCCCGCGACACCGACGGCCTCTGGCACGTACAAGCCACCGATGAACGCCACGCCTCATTCGCCGACGCCGTCCGTACCCTGCGCCGTCCACCCACCTGGCCCCGCGAACGAGCCCACGCCACATGGTGGGCCCGCCGCCTGCTGGCCGACCCGACCCTGCTCATCATTGACATCCAGACCACCGGGCTCACCAACCCCTTCGCCGCCCAGATTGCCGCGGTCGATGGCAGCGGGACGCTTATCCTGAACGAACTCCTGAACCCGCAGGCCGGATTCGAACCCGAAGCCAGCGCGCTGCACGGCCTCACCGAGGAAAGCACCTGTAACGCCGCCACCTTCAACGACCTGCTGCCCGTGCTTGCCGAGCTCTTCCACGGGTGCCACCTCGTCGCCTACAGCACCTTCGACCACGCCGTCATCGTCCGCGAGCTGCACCGCCGCCTCAGCGACCCTGTCCGTGTCAGGGCATGGCTGAACAGCAGCCACTGGCACGATGCCATACCGCCCATCTCCACCTGGACCGGCCTGTGGTCCACCCGGTACCACGCCTACCGCCACGTCAAGCTCGGCGGCCACTACGAAGCCGTTGCCAACTGCCACCTCCTGCTGCGCCGCCTCCAACAGCTTGCCAACCACCGGACGGAGACCTGCCCCGATGCCCCGCCCTGA